Within the Paenibacillus sp. AN1007 genome, the region ATCATGCCGGAGCTGTCCATCGTATCCGTTTATAACAGGAGGGAATTCAGCTTGACCTTATACAAACGAGAGCTGGTCCGGCAGCAGAGTCGAGGCATGCGTAAAGGTGTACATAGAGATCAGCTTGTTCTTTTTTTCAAGGACATCTTCCAGCGGCATAATCTCGACGAGATTACGTTTCTCTGTATCGGTACAGACCGTTCGACCGGAGATGCACTCGGACCCATGACGGGTACGCTGCTCGAAGAACAGGGTTTACCCCATGTAATTGGCACACTGGCTGCTCCATGTGATGCAGACACGCTCGAAAAGAGGTTGGCACATATTCCGGCACAGCATACCATTATTGCAATAGATGCCTGTTTGGGCCCGAAAGATGCTGCCGGGACATATTATGTATCCGGAGCGCCGCTTCGTCCGGCCGAATCCGTTGGTGGCAAGCTGCCGCCGGTCGGGCAGTACAGCTTAGCCGCAGTAGTTAATGCTAATGGACCAAGGCCGTATTCGATTTTGCAGATGACTTCTCTGTACCTTGTTATGAACATGGCCCAAACGATTGCCGATTCCATATCTGAGGCCCGGAGTGCACGACAAACGTTTCATTTGTGAGTTGATTGCTTAATAATATACAACCTGAAATATTACATTCGCGCAGAGAGAGGGATTAATATGGAAAAAGTGATGTGTGATGGAACGACGATTTGTTATGCCGAGCAGGGGAAAGGGGAAGCACTCGTGCTGCTCCATGGATACTGCGGCAGTTCATCTTATTGGGATGAAGTGGTGCCGGAATTGGCACGCGGTTATCGTTGTATCGTGCCCGATCTGCGTGGACACGGCAAAACGGATGCACCGGTTGGCAGTTATACGATTGAACAGATGGGCAATGATGTCCTGCAGCTAATGGATGAAATCGGTGTGGAAAAAGCGGTTATTCTCGGACACTCCATGGGCGGTTATATTGCAC harbors:
- the yyaC gene encoding spore protease YyaC, producing MGIELNDWHEKIMPELSIVSVYNRREFSLTLYKRELVRQQSRGMRKGVHRDQLVLFFKDIFQRHNLDEITFLCIGTDRSTGDALGPMTGTLLEEQGLPHVIGTLAAPCDADTLEKRLAHIPAQHTIIAIDACLGPKDAAGTYYVSGAPLRPAESVGGKLPPVGQYSLAAVVNANGPRPYSILQMTSLYLVMNMAQTIADSISEARSARQTFHL